A stretch of the Coleofasciculus chthonoplastes PCC 7420 genome encodes the following:
- a CDS encoding response regulator: MTNQFERAIGYSKNWTEFISTGGFPFTPCSIVNPENLATQLFSCASEKFTGCLDIKPPQHQHWSLYFCQGLICGGSGVHPHRSWLRQLYRYCPQLVKDTTVNHSNQIPSDNYDGLAELVRRGKIGQEQMTEVVESYILEIFFDLIQHLEQMSHPSNWQLSYSQIPQDQMDSALVTIEVDEMWRQAVKLWRSWQSADLTDISPNLAPTVLKPQELQQQFSQMLYGNLSGLGGINQTFKALQEETSQFTSDNLIASMDGNQTLRDLAVHLNRNLLLLTQPIVPYIRQGLVELSPVEDMSLMIASPIKLEHSSAETPATPIESKPANPLVACIEDSSFDLLLMNHILTQAGYQFINIEDQEKALSILIEHKPDLIFLDLVMPIANGYEICSQIRRVSFFKSTPVIIVTGKDGIIDRTRAKIVGASDFITKPINKDKMLQALHTYLPKPQVNQFQDTSMFGDWYVQPPMQYSPM, translated from the coding sequence ATGACCAATCAATTCGAGCGAGCAATTGGATACTCCAAAAACTGGACTGAATTTATTAGCACTGGTGGATTTCCCTTCACCCCTTGTTCAATTGTCAATCCTGAGAATCTGGCGACCCAACTTTTCTCCTGCGCCAGTGAAAAATTTACAGGTTGCTTAGATATTAAACCCCCTCAACACCAACACTGGAGTTTATATTTTTGCCAAGGTTTAATCTGTGGTGGAAGTGGGGTACATCCACATCGGAGTTGGTTACGCCAGCTTTATCGCTACTGTCCCCAATTGGTTAAGGATACGACTGTCAATCATTCAAATCAGATCCCTAGTGACAATTACGATGGCTTAGCGGAATTAGTAAGGCGGGGAAAAATAGGTCAAGAGCAAATGACAGAAGTTGTCGAAAGCTATATTCTAGAAATTTTTTTTGATCTGATTCAACACCTTGAACAGATGTCTCATCCCTCAAACTGGCAACTCAGTTATAGTCAAATTCCTCAAGACCAGATGGATTCAGCTTTAGTAACCATAGAGGTTGATGAAATGTGGAGGCAAGCGGTAAAACTTTGGCGAAGTTGGCAAAGCGCAGATTTAACAGACATTTCTCCAAACTTAGCGCCCACGGTATTAAAACCGCAGGAATTACAACAACAGTTTTCCCAGATGCTCTATGGTAACCTCAGTGGTTTAGGAGGTATTAATCAGACATTTAAAGCGTTGCAAGAGGAAACCTCTCAATTCACATCTGATAACCTGATTGCTTCGATGGATGGCAATCAAACATTACGGGATTTAGCCGTTCATTTGAATCGAAATCTTTTACTCCTGACTCAGCCCATCGTACCCTATATTCGTCAAGGTTTAGTTGAACTGAGTCCGGTTGAGGACATGAGTCTCATGATTGCATCACCGATAAAGCTGGAACATTCATCCGCCGAAACCCCAGCAACTCCAATAGAGTCTAAACCGGCGAATCCCTTAGTTGCCTGTATCGAGGATAGCTCATTTGATCTGCTACTAATGAATCATATTCTCACTCAAGCAGGCTATCAATTTATCAATATTGAGGATCAGGAAAAAGCATTATCGATATTGATAGAACACAAACCCGACCTGATTTTCTTAGATTTAGTTATGCCCATTGCTAATGGGTATGAAATCTGCTCCCAAATTCGTCGGGTTTCCTTTTTCAAATCCACCCCAGTGATTATTGTGACGGGTAAGGATGGGATTATTGACCGGACACGGGCAAAAATTGTCGGTGCGTCAGATTTTATCACCAAACCCATTAATAAAGATAAAATGCTCCAAGCGTTACACACTTATCTCCCCAAGCCCCAGGTTAACCAGTTTCAGGATACATCAATGTTTGGAGATTGGTACGTTCAACCGCCGATGCAATACTCTCCAATGTAA
- a CDS encoding sulfotransferase family protein produces MPLITAIRSFLKHPQAIPKNIFMRLPKTISHEPHIFVFGAPRSGTTLMKLILGAHPNLSSFGYETGLFMYRDIYGFTYEGFTPTDIAYLIEQSPDIVQFYDKFTQQITQQTGGQRFIEKTPQHVLRLKFLLKHFPNAKFINMFRDGRDGYCSARHHQNVPQGKSIVRYASYWKKCVNARLNQGENDNIFDVKYEDLTNNPEQVVRQIMNFIGEEYDARQIEPQYYSQNTITQDTRQEFRKLSKSIDQLSQGRWKKELTESEVKQFHEIAGRELEILGYIKDKFKVDKAHLLSSN; encoded by the coding sequence ATGCCTCTTATTACAGCCATTCGCTCTTTTTTAAAACATCCCCAAGCCATTCCTAAAAATATTTTTATGCGCCTACCGAAGACAATTTCTCACGAACCCCATATTTTCGTGTTTGGTGCGCCTCGCAGTGGCACAACCCTGATGAAATTAATCTTAGGCGCTCATCCTAATTTGAGTAGTTTTGGGTATGAAACTGGCTTGTTTATGTACCGAGATATTTATGGATTTACTTATGAAGGATTTACCCCTACAGACATAGCATATTTAATTGAGCAGTCCCCAGATATTGTGCAATTTTACGATAAATTCACTCAACAGATCACTCAACAAACAGGAGGTCAGCGTTTTATTGAAAAAACTCCCCAGCATGTTTTGAGGCTAAAGTTTTTATTAAAGCACTTTCCCAACGCCAAGTTTATCAATATGTTCCGTGATGGTCGAGACGGCTATTGTTCAGCACGTCATCACCAAAATGTTCCCCAAGGAAAAAGTATTGTCCGCTATGCGTCCTACTGGAAAAAATGTGTAAACGCGAGACTAAACCAGGGAGAGAATGACAATATATTTGACGTTAAGTATGAAGACTTAACCAATAACCCGGAACAGGTAGTTAGGCAAATCATGAATTTTATTGGGGAAGAGTATGATGCTAGACAGATCGAGCCTCAATACTATTCCCAGAACACAATCACTCAAGATACTCGCCAAGAGTTTCGCAAACTATCCAAATCCATTGATCAGTTGAGTCAAGGGCGCTGGAAAAAAGAGTTAACGGAATCGGAAGTAAAGCAGTTTCATGAAATTGCAGGTCGGGAATTGGAAATACTCGGCTATATAAAGGATAAATTCAAGGTTGACAAAGCCCATTTGTTGAGCAGTAATTGA
- a CDS encoding class I SAM-dependent DNA methyltransferase, which yields MNLENRQKEIYGSQTCQELTDYYNKWAKDYEQELVDDCRYIAPEKVLAVLSQFVSKDAKILDAGAGTGLVGKILYQKGYSNLEGIDISAEMLEQAEKKNVYTALYQKVMGEPLGFPSDSFDAIVSVGVFTYGHAPSCSFDELLRIAKPGGYIIFTLRLDFYENSDFKQKLTALEESGKWTLVEISEKFSPLSTAKPDGYYRVWVYQVS from the coding sequence ATGAACTTAGAAAATAGACAAAAAGAGATATATGGTTCTCAAACTTGTCAAGAATTGACTGACTATTATAATAAATGGGCAAAAGACTACGAGCAAGAACTGGTCGATGATTGTCGCTACATCGCTCCTGAGAAAGTCCTAGCAGTATTATCTCAGTTTGTGTCCAAAGATGCCAAGATTTTGGACGCTGGTGCTGGTACAGGTTTGGTTGGAAAGATTCTATACCAGAAGGGTTACTCTAATCTAGAGGGGATAGATATTTCTGCCGAAATGTTAGAGCAGGCGGAAAAAAAGAATGTCTACACGGCGCTCTACCAAAAAGTTATGGGTGAACCCCTAGGCTTTCCCTCTGACTCCTTTGATGCTATTGTCAGCGTTGGTGTGTTTACCTATGGACATGCACCAAGCTGTTCTTTTGACGAGCTACTCCGGATTGCCAAGCCTGGAGGATACATTATTTTTACCTTGCGTCTTGATTTTTATGAGAACAGCGATTTCAAACAAAAATTGACGGCATTAGAAGAGTCTGGTAAGTGGACGTTAGTAGAAATTAGTGAAAAGTTTTCACCTCTATCCACAGCTAAACCTGATGGCTATTATCGAGTTTGGGTATATCAGGTTAGCTAG
- a CDS encoding NADP(H)-dependent aldo-keto reductase, which produces MEYKQLGESDLRVSEICLGTMTYGQQNTIDDAREQLDYAISQGVNFIDTAEMYPVPGRAETQGKTEEYIGEWLVKQQRDQLIVATKIAGPTSRMSWIRGENHRIDRPNIEQALEDSLKRLRTDYIDLYQIHWPDRYVPLFGAPDYDPKHERDTVPIAEQLEVFADFIKAGKIRYLGLSNETPWGVCEFSHVAKHLGLPKVVSIQNAYSLVNRIFDIHLAEACRFNQVGLLAYSPLAFGLLTGKYLNGIPEKSRLALFQGFGGRYEKFNLTEAVKEYVNIAHKHNLTPAQLALAFVRSRWFVTSTIIGATTMEQLKENLSAAEVTLDQDILAEINAVHARYPNPTP; this is translated from the coding sequence ATGGAGTACAAACAACTGGGAGAAAGCGACCTACGGGTTTCAGAAATCTGCTTGGGAACCATGACCTATGGTCAGCAGAACACTATAGACGATGCGAGAGAGCAACTGGACTACGCGATTTCCCAAGGGGTGAATTTTATTGACACCGCAGAAATGTATCCTGTACCGGGACGGGCGGAAACTCAGGGGAAGACGGAAGAGTATATTGGCGAGTGGTTAGTTAAGCAACAGCGCGATCAGCTCATTGTGGCGACTAAAATTGCGGGTCCCACATCTCGGATGAGTTGGATTCGGGGCGAAAACCACCGGATTGACCGTCCGAATATCGAGCAGGCACTAGAAGACAGTCTTAAGCGCCTGCGTACTGACTATATTGACCTCTATCAAATCCATTGGCCCGATCGCTATGTTCCCTTATTTGGCGCACCTGATTATGATCCCAAGCATGAACGGGACACCGTACCCATTGCTGAACAACTGGAGGTATTCGCTGATTTCATCAAAGCTGGGAAAATTCGCTATTTGGGGTTGAGTAATGAAACCCCTTGGGGCGTATGTGAGTTTTCCCATGTTGCCAAGCATCTAGGATTACCCAAAGTGGTATCGATTCAAAATGCCTACAGCTTGGTTAACCGCATCTTTGATATTCACCTGGCGGAAGCCTGTCGATTTAATCAGGTTGGGTTACTCGCCTATAGTCCCTTAGCCTTTGGCTTGCTGACGGGTAAATATCTCAACGGTATCCCAGAAAAGTCACGGCTAGCCCTATTTCAAGGATTTGGGGGGCGGTATGAGAAATTCAATCTAACCGAAGCGGTGAAGGAGTATGTGAACATTGCCCATAAGCACAACCTGACACCCGCCCAGTTAGCTTTAGCATTTGTGCGATCGCGTTGGTTTGTCACCAGTACGATTATCGGTGCAACCACGATGGAACAACTCAAGGAAAATCTGAGTGCGGCTGAGGTGACATTGGATCAGGATATCTTGGCAGAAATTAATGCCGTTCACGCCCGCTATCCAAATCCTACACCTTAA
- a CDS encoding DUF2281 domain-containing protein, whose translation MTTAEAVYQLVKALPEDQANMVLAFAEFLRLKVQSRPYHTSLLLSNYLGILRDSPNFNEDPVEIQEVLRREWE comes from the coding sequence ATGACCACTGCGGAAGCTGTTTACCAACTTGTCAAAGCTTTGCCCGAAGACCAAGCCAATATGGTGTTGGCTTTTGCTGAGTTTTTGCGCCTAAAAGTTCAGTCGCGCCCATACCATACATCACTATTGCTTTCTAACTACTTGGGCATTTTGAGAGACTCCCCCAATTTCAACGAAGATCCCGTCGAAATTCAGGAGGTACTACGCCGTGAGTGGGAGTAA
- a CDS encoding PIN domain-containing protein: MSGSKFLLDTNFVIGLLKGNEQVVNYLTKHSIKVSECAYNFITRIELLSYSRITEFEIAEIKNLLNAMQYLPMTPAIENTTITIRRQYTLKLPDAIIAAMALEENLELLTLDSQLANRMKELRP; encoded by the coding sequence GTGAGTGGGAGTAAATTTTTACTTGACACCAATTTTGTAATTGGCTTGCTCAAAGGAAATGAGCAAGTCGTTAACTACCTTACGAAACATTCTATTAAGGTGAGTGAATGTGCTTACAACTTTATCACCCGTATTGAACTCTTGAGTTATTCCCGCATCACCGAGTTTGAAATCGCTGAGATTAAAAATCTACTCAACGCCATGCAATACCTACCCATGACTCCAGCAATTGAAAATACCACCATTACTATCCGTCGCCAGTATACTCTGAAATTACCAGATGCTATCATCGCAGCCATGGCTCTGGAGGAAAATCTAGAACTTCTAACTCTGGATTCTCAGTTGGCAAATAGGATGAAAGAACTTAGACCCTAA
- a CDS encoding urease accessory protein UreF yields MTNDHLLHLLQLASPTLPVGAYSYSEGLEILVEKGIIDNSQRLKAWIDQELRYGAIRLEAAMMVRAYQSLQADDLEALPYWNAWASAAKETSELRSQSWQMGNSLIRLLVELEPELQSVAGVVGTPCNYAIAFGIAAAYWQINLMDALLGYLHSWASNLINTGVKLIPLGQTAGQQLLLELAPQLSGASQDILALEDDEQLHSCTWGLALSSMAHETQYTRLFRS; encoded by the coding sequence ATGACCAATGATCATCTATTGCATTTGTTGCAACTCGCGAGTCCCACTTTACCCGTTGGTGCCTATAGCTATTCAGAAGGATTAGAAATTCTGGTAGAAAAGGGGATAATTGATAACTCACAACGATTGAAAGCCTGGATTGACCAAGAATTGAGGTATGGAGCGATTCGTTTAGAAGCCGCTATGATGGTACGAGCGTATCAGAGTCTCCAGGCTGACGATTTAGAGGCGTTGCCGTATTGGAATGCTTGGGCGAGTGCGGCGAAGGAAACCTCAGAGTTGCGATCGCAAAGTTGGCAAATGGGCAATTCCCTGATCCGTTTACTCGTGGAGTTAGAACCGGAACTTCAGTCTGTGGCGGGGGTAGTGGGAACCCCCTGCAATTATGCGATCGCCTTTGGTATTGCAGCCGCGTACTGGCAAATTAACCTCATGGATGCTTTATTGGGCTATTTACACAGTTGGGCATCCAATCTAATTAATACAGGTGTCAAATTGATTCCCCTGGGTCAAACCGCCGGACAACAACTGCTGCTGGAGCTTGCCCCTCAGCTATCGGGTGCTAGCCAAGACATTTTAGCCCTAGAAGATGATGAACAGTTACACAGTTGCACTTGGGGATTAGCGCTCTCTAGCATGGCTCATGAAACTCAATATACGCGATTGTTTCGCAGTTGA
- a CDS encoding response regulator → MLAPLSVRSTHWTITKHDVVFTTEELLKRIQNCASQQFTGQLDFNITNPQQQQWQLFFSVGSLIGCHSKVHPVRRWFRQLSLHCPSVAVNAVTQEGEPIQYQDYESLATQAKQGQIPLGQMAALVQGHTSEVLFDIIQAGEQQNYHSGMYLSYRIIPQDSIDLGWVVVRAERVWQQVFQDWQAWQKAGLADISPNLAPKILQADQLRQQTSPSAYRNLTAFADGKQTLRDLAVKLKQSPLPLTHSIAPYIQKNLIGLIEVEDLKRSILPRKVVEDKSNENGKLTSRKSSRPSSSSKSANAVIAYIDDSRIDTQMMGYILEEAGYKFVSIQDSVQALVKLLENKPDLIFLDLVMPVANGYEICSQIRRVSIFQDIPVIILTGNDGIVDRVRAKMVGASGFLPKPITQQKVLSTLQKYLPIKSVPMSN, encoded by the coding sequence ATGCTTGCTCCTTTATCTGTTCGATCAACTCATTGGACTATAACAAAACATGATGTCGTTTTTACCACAGAAGAACTGCTAAAACGCATTCAAAATTGTGCGAGTCAACAATTTACAGGTCAGTTAGATTTCAACATAACCAATCCCCAACAACAGCAGTGGCAGCTATTCTTTAGTGTCGGCAGTTTAATTGGTTGCCACAGTAAGGTACATCCTGTGCGTCGTTGGTTTCGTCAGCTATCATTGCACTGTCCTTCGGTGGCTGTTAATGCTGTGACGCAAGAAGGAGAGCCGATTCAATATCAAGATTATGAGTCATTAGCCACACAAGCGAAACAAGGACAAATCCCCCTGGGACAAATGGCAGCACTTGTTCAAGGTCATACCAGCGAAGTCCTTTTTGATATTATCCAAGCAGGGGAACAACAAAACTATCATTCTGGAATGTATCTAAGCTACCGAATCATTCCTCAAGATTCCATCGATTTAGGGTGGGTTGTGGTAAGAGCGGAGCGCGTTTGGCAGCAAGTTTTTCAGGATTGGCAAGCTTGGCAAAAAGCGGGTTTAGCTGACATTTCACCGAATCTTGCCCCCAAAATTTTACAGGCAGATCAGTTGCGCCAGCAAACATCACCCTCTGCTTATCGCAATCTAACAGCGTTTGCGGACGGGAAACAAACGCTTCGGGATTTAGCGGTTAAGTTAAAACAAAGTCCTCTGCCCCTAACTCACTCGATTGCCCCTTATATTCAGAAAAATTTAATTGGATTAATTGAAGTTGAGGACTTGAAGCGTTCTATTTTACCTCGTAAAGTTGTTGAGGATAAATCTAATGAAAATGGCAAACTTACATCACGAAAGTCTTCTCGCCCGTCATCCTCCTCTAAATCAGCAAATGCGGTAATTGCTTACATTGATGATAGTCGGATTGACACTCAAATGATGGGTTATATTTTAGAGGAAGCGGGTTACAAGTTTGTCTCAATTCAGGATTCAGTGCAAGCCCTAGTTAAGCTTCTAGAAAACAAGCCGGATCTGATTTTCCTGGATTTGGTGATGCCTGTCGCTAATGGTTATGAAATTTGTTCTCAAATTCGCCGTGTTTCGATTTTTCAGGATATTCCCGTGATTATTCTGACCGGAAACGATGGCATTGTAGACCGGGTGCGTGCCAAGATGGTCGGGGCTTCTGGGTTTTTGCCAAAGCCGATTACTCAACAAAAAGTGCTGAGTACTTTGCAGAAGTATTTACCGATCAAATCTGTACCGATGAGTAATTAA